In the Maribacter sp. MJ134 genome, one interval contains:
- a CDS encoding ArnT family glycosyltransferase — MFKKIPKPFYYFLSVFLLLNLVQSYFTELIFDESYYWYYSQNMAWGYFDHPPMVALLIKISSLFFDGELGVRFMSCLLSAANLIVLWLLIDHPKKKDYVVHFFVLTFSMTLLNAYGFFTLPDTPLLFFTSCFLLIYKKFIEKPSLGLSVLLGIVMACLMYSKYHAVLVILFVLLSNFKLLKNRFAWYAVIVALLCYMPHFYWLYDNNLVSIKYHLYERPNGAYSFEKYTLGYFVNLVAIFGLTFPFIYYALFKTKASSLFNKALLFLTYGVLIFFFISSFNRRIQTQWIIIICIPMVIITFNYMLVNRTSMRWIYRLGLANVVVILYLRVGLVHQPLLFNVFYESHGNKDWVKQIKDEVGDMPVVFENSYRRAPMYAFYSGGNTSFSLNNVQYRKNQYSIEDTEEEVRNREVLYVSKYITDGTFDYTKTDGSVFHANYIENFNSYRKLECIVETSEEKVSVGQEISLKVYNPYEFDIKLNTLKFAAAYLDNYKKTQHVIPILVSPMDSTTTVLISKDTTNFTTILPKTKKDSLGYVRIVISENGLYFGLNGKPIPLQ; from the coding sequence ATGTTTAAGAAAATACCCAAACCATTTTATTATTTTCTTTCAGTTTTTCTGTTACTCAACCTAGTTCAATCCTATTTTACGGAACTCATCTTTGATGAATCTTACTACTGGTATTATAGTCAGAACATGGCCTGGGGGTACTTTGACCACCCTCCTATGGTAGCACTCCTCATTAAAATAAGCAGTCTTTTTTTTGATGGAGAACTGGGCGTACGTTTTATGAGCTGCCTTCTTTCCGCCGCAAACCTAATCGTTCTTTGGTTGCTGATAGACCACCCTAAGAAGAAAGACTACGTTGTTCATTTCTTTGTACTAACGTTCTCCATGACGCTGCTTAACGCGTACGGATTTTTCACTCTACCAGATACGCCGTTGCTATTCTTTACATCATGCTTTTTATTGATCTATAAAAAGTTCATTGAAAAGCCTTCCTTAGGGCTGTCCGTCCTATTAGGCATTGTCATGGCCTGTTTAATGTACAGTAAATACCATGCCGTATTGGTCATCTTATTTGTGTTATTATCCAACTTTAAGCTTCTAAAAAACAGATTTGCCTGGTATGCCGTAATCGTGGCCTTACTATGCTATATGCCTCATTTCTATTGGCTATATGACAATAACTTGGTTTCCATTAAATATCACCTCTATGAACGCCCTAATGGCGCCTATAGTTTTGAGAAATATACATTGGGTTATTTTGTAAATCTCGTTGCTATTTTTGGGTTGACTTTCCCCTTTATCTATTATGCTTTATTCAAGACCAAAGCAAGTTCCCTGTTCAACAAAGCGCTGTTATTTTTAACGTATGGAGTTCTTATTTTCTTTTTCATTTCCAGTTTTAACAGGAGAATACAAACGCAATGGATAATTATTATTTGTATTCCAATGGTTATTATAACGTTTAATTATATGCTAGTCAACAGAACTTCTATGCGATGGATCTATAGACTGGGTTTGGCCAATGTGGTCGTTATTCTGTATTTGCGAGTGGGCCTAGTCCACCAACCTTTACTCTTTAATGTTTTCTATGAAAGCCACGGGAATAAAGATTGGGTAAAACAGATTAAAGATGAGGTTGGAGATATGCCCGTGGTTTTCGAAAATTCCTATCGAAGGGCACCTATGTACGCCTTTTATTCTGGCGGAAACACTTCCTTTTCCTTGAATAACGTACAGTACCGCAAAAATCAATATTCCATAGAAGATACGGAAGAAGAGGTCAGGAATAGAGAGGTGCTTTACGTTTCAAAATATATTACCGACGGAACTTTTGACTACACCAAAACTGATGGTAGTGTATTTCACGCCAATTACATTGAAAATTTCAATTCCTATCGCAAATTAGAATGTATCGTAGAGACGAGTGAAGAAAAAGTAAGTGTCGGGCAGGAGATATCGCTAAAAGTCTATAATCCCTATGAATTTGACATTAAGCTTAACACCTTAAAATTTGCAGCGGCCTACCTGGACAATTATAAAAAAACGCAACATGTAATTCCTATTTTGGTTTCTCCAATGGATTCCACTACGACCGTCTTAATTTCAAAGGACACTACAAATTTCACTACAATACTTCCCAAAACTAAAAAAGATAGTCTTGGCTATGTGAGAATCGTAATATCAGAGAACGGCCTATACTTTGGTCTTAACGGTAAACCCATACCTTTGCAGTAA